The sequence TAAGATAGCCCCCCGCCCCCGGGTATTCTTGGAATTTTCTCAGAACTGCGCGATATATTATGAAGAATGCACGGATCATGAGGTAGAATGGAAGTCTTGGATGTTGAAAATCTCACTATTACACATCATTCTACCAAGACTCCCGGCACCCTCGCGTCATGCTAGCACCAGACCCCCGCATAGTGGTCGAAGGAGTAGACCTACTACGGGACTCATGTCGATGTATGATGTACTACATCCACTAAAAGTCTTAAGCCCGTATGCCAGTTAGTTCTAATACGGTAAAGTCGGTTATTTAGTAGGTAATATCACTCTGCCAGGTACCACATCCCACCTGATATATGAGTTACTGCGCAACCCTCACTGAAGCATCCCTCATCTAATTCGGTCCTCTTGGAGACTAGTTCTAATATTAGACATTCCTATCCCGAATTTCTATCTCGTGTGCCCGTGTGCGTATTCAACACTGCCATCCAGCCCTTTCCCCACAAATACCCTACGGTCAACCCCCCAACTAGGCCACAATACGCACCACGTATAGAAATCTGAAACAAGCAATCTTCGGGGAATTTTTCCATAGAAAGGATTCTTACTCCCTGAGATATTGACATAGGTCTTTTTTGTCTCATGGGGATACAGATACATATGGATGTCGTTGAGCAAACTGGACATATTCCGAGGgtgtcccccccccccccccccccctttttttttttgtttagCAGTTAGCAATGAGTCCGGTCATGGGTTTAGGCTAGTAGGAGTGATGGAGCTCATGTGTTCTGAATATTTGTATGTGTCATCGGCATTAGTCCTGGTTCTATTGAGTATTTTTGCTCCTTGTGAGTAAATCTACTCTCCTTCAAATGATTTCAGGTCGACTAGGTACTTGGTCAAAGTAAGAGACAAGTACTAGCAGGACGGGTGTTGAAATACGCAGAAACGTaatggagaagatgatttCCAATGGACGTGGTGGGGTTAGGTAGGTGATTCTTGCTTGAGCGGGCACTTTCAGATTCAAGACAGTACTAACACGCCTTATGGAGGTCCTTAGTTTGGAAAATACGTCGAGCTTTCTGGGAAAGATAGTGGAATGGAATGAAGGCACTCGTAAGCCCGTCACCTCTGGGTATTTCCATGACGCTGTCAGCTTTGACCATCGCCTCCCAAGCCCCTTTTCCGAGGTCAGCTACAGAAAACGGTATAGGCTTGCTTTGAGTCAAGGAGAGCTGCCGGCGGGTACGTTGATGATATATTCGAAGACGGATTATACTCTTTTGAAAAAACCAGGCATAGTGGAAACAGTGAATTTCTCTATAAATCTATATCGTGTTGAAAAGACCTCCCGTGCGAAATCAGAGAAAAGGGGGTACTAGCCATACTAAAAGAGTTGATGCCGAGCCCTAAAACACGCAAGTCTGACAGAAAGGTCGAGGGATCCCACACCGTagaaacaaacaaaaaatgacaacacaaaaacaaaacataACGAAATATTATTGATCGACGCCCgtcaaaagaaagaaaaaaaaacagccATCAGATTGACTACATTTCTGGAGCAACCAAATGGATCATGCTCAATGCTCATCTGCGATCGAGAGTTACTCACGGAGCACCCAGAAGAACAGTGTCCAGTCTTCTGTGTAACATATCCAGTGCATCCCGGATCTAGACGCTTTTGCGACCTCGACGACTCTTTGTATCTACTCCACCGCAGAGGCATCATTGCCACTCAGGATCGGGTTGATCTCAGGGTTCCACTTGAGCTTGAACTCCCGGCCCAGTTCATGCCAAACAGCCGCCTTGACTGCCTCCAAGACATTGTCAAAGACACCAAAGTTGGCGGGATTGTTCTTGTCATTCTCGCCTTCTTTGCCCTGGAAGACCCCCGTCCGGACCAAGCACGTATTCCACCCGTACATGTTGCCTCCGATGATATCAGACTGCGGATTGTCACCAATCATGTAGATGTTGTCGGGCAACTTCTTTTGGCAGTGAATCTGCTCCATCCACGACCGGAGCACCTCGTCTGCATAGGTGTAAGTCGCCCGCTCGGGTTTGCCGTAGACCACTCGCTCCAACTCGACCCCCGTCAAGGCCTTGTACTGAGCCTCAATGGCAATTCGGAATGCCCCCTGAGTCAACCGGGGAGGGCCTTTGTGATCCGTCGGGAAGACCAGATCTCCCTGGGAAAAGTAGATGGGGATCCGGCTGGCGACGGGGTCCTGAGCACGGGTGAGCAGCTTGCCATCTTCTGCCAGCAGCAAATCAAGAATCAGCTGCATATCGGTGGCATAGTCCCGCGAATCCGCAAAGACCAAGATGGCATCAAACTTGACCTGTGAAAAGTCCTGCGGCTTTGCCATCGCACGGTCGTGCTCCGAAAAGACCCGCCAGGGAGAAACGGTAGGGTCCCATGCGAGAATATCCTTGGGGTGGACAGGATTCTTGAAGCCGTAGGTTTCAGCCACCTCGCGAGCCTGGACCCCCTCACCACCACAGACCAGCACTGTCTCGTAGTAGTTGGCCAGGGCCTGCATAGGGGTATGTGACTGGATAAATTGATCTGTGGAGATGGGAACTTCAAGAATTTCAGACAGCTGCTCACAACGTGCGACCTCGGGCTTCCCCCCACCGTTGGTGAGCAGAATGTATGGGATCTTGATCCCCAGCTCATTGTCCCCGTTGAGCATCTTCAGGGCTTCCTTGGCCTGTTCGATGGGCTCATTGCCGTGGGCCAGCACCCCATCAATGTCAAACACAAAGGCCATGTTTGTGGCCTTGGCCACTTTGTCCTGGGCCATATCCTGGATCTGAGAGGCCAGGATATCCCGTGAGACGGCCGGGGCAGCCCGCTGCATGGACAGGCGAGATCGACGGGGTGAGCGTGGAATGGGGAGAGAGGTCCCAAAGGAGTTGCGAGAGCCACGACGCTCACTcatggagggagagagacTAAGATTGTGCATCAAGGCACCTGCGTCCCCCATGGAGCTACGAGAGGCGGGAATCTCGATGGTGGTGTCGGCATGGCTGGGAATTGGCAGGCCCGCGTTGGATCGTGCACAGCCAGAATGAGTGCTGGAAGGAGCATCAGGTGCTACAAGCTCATCTGCCAGATTCTCACTGCTGTGAGGAGGCATGATGAATGAGAGGGGTATGGATATGGCGATGATCAAAAAATGAGAAAGAGCCCgtggtcaagaagaagaccgtTCTTTCACTCaggaaagcaagaaaaaaaaaacaagaggcTGCGGCTGATCAATTGAAAACAGCCACTGGATCAATCTGTCAATAAGATTGTGAAGGGGTGTAGGTAGCAAATAGTGAGAAGATCGtagagggagaaaagaaaagaagaacaagtgAGTGCATGAAAGCTCGATGGTTTTAAATCACTTGGAGATCTGGCTGTTTCCAGAGACCCGTCCACGGAAGCCCTGTTGATTTAGAtagagagagcgagagaccACTGTCTGATACTGATCTCAGAATTCTAATCGAAAGATCTCATCTCACCTCGGACGGGAGGACGGAAACcagaaacacaaaaaaaTCATACCAGAATCAgaaaattccaaaaaaaaattattcaaagaaaaaaaaaattaagaAGCGCCATCTCAATGTTGCCCATTCAGGTACGGAAAGTGACCCCACTGGGACCGGGTACGGTACCACCACCGTATTTCCTGGAAATGAAGGTTTCTGTCCTGTCTGTCTATGCTCTAGCAACGAGGCTGTCATATTTGACCGGGTCAATAAGTGAATCATTGATCAAATCCGAAATTAGTTCCTGATCTAGTGTAGCATCCTTTGAGCGTTTGTACAAGACTTGCTAAGGGGGTGGTCCCTAGTAGGGAGTCAGTGCACAGGGGAAATGGACACCGCGGCTCATCCAGAAAGCACCTGCGTACGTCAAAATAAGCCGGGTAGATCAGGAGTCATCCAGAGCACTTCCATGCATCAACGGTCGCGATTGGCATTGTGCCTTGATCTAACGTCGACTGTGCATGGTGATCTCGCCCCTTGATTGATTACTCGTGGTTCATGCATGCTTTCCCTGTTAACCATCTATTAAATCTGTCCCATATGATTCAAGGATGCTCGTTCTCTATCCCACGGATGCTGAATCAGTCCACTGGTACAGAGGTTGGTTTATTTTGAAGTACTGTAGCAAAGTACAGGATGGACAACCAGCAGTGACGGACACCAGCGCAGTAGCGCAGTAGCGTACACCCGTTCCGCCGCTAAACGGATGACTTCTGCAAACCACCAAGTGGGTCAGACTCGGAAGCGGTTTAGAAGGCTCCAGTCGTATGGAGCCGATTGGACCAGCTGTGAAGCCTCCCGTGGAAACTCTCCCGATTCATCACGCCAATGGATGAAACTGCGGTGGAAACATTCCCTAAAGTGCTCATCTTGGGCGGGTCagcttgatttttttttctttttttgctttttttttctctctcttttctgccGTGGGAAAGGAAGACAGGAGGGATGAAGGGTGATGTCATGAGCTTCTGCTTCGTCGGGTCTTGGCAATGACTCTTCGGCCTCTACACAATCGGCGAGAAGATGCCTCTCAACAGTCTCATGTaggatctttttttttctagaaTGTCCATCTcctagggtttttctccAGGGTGGCTGGGCAAGGGGACAAGTCGGATACTGACCGCTCATGTCTAGTCATTCCATCCCCAAATTGACCTTGAGAGATTCTGGTTCTTCAGGAGTGTTGGGTCCCGTAGAGGAAAGCCCTCACACAAACCAAACCTTTTCTGTTTCATGAAGTGCAGTTCTCGTATCCAGTGATCTATTAGAACCGTACTGTAAAGCCTCCGGTGAGGCACATACACCGGGTACCTCTCCTGATCATTTTCAACAACAGAATCTCGGTTCTGCCGGACCGACATTAATCATAGAGGCCACTACGGAAGGGGGGGCCACACTCCTGCTGGGCCATGAGGATCAATTGCACACCAAAAAAGCACAAGGCCTGTTTTTCAATCGGTCACATCAACCATTTACACGCGACGGAACGCTCCTGTCCGTCCAGCGACCTGAAGAAACCTTCTGAAAGGGCCGAATAGAAGGGCCCCTCAGGACCCCACCTGTGCAGTACCGACAGCGtcatcatctttctctcccaaGAACGCAGAGCAACCCCACCAGCGACTACTTCTTGACCTCTGCCCCCCAGCACCGCCCACcgcttcttccttctctcctcttcccatACAAACCCATAATTGcaattcatcatgtccaacGGCAAGACTTTCACATTGAGCAACGGGGTCAAGGTCCCCGCAGTGGGCTTCGGCACCTTTGCCAGCGAGGGCTCCCAGGGCGAAACCTACAATGCCGTCACCACTGCCTTGCGCACCGGTTACCGTCACCTCGACTGTGCCTGGTTCTACCAGAATGAGGATGAGGTGGGTGATGCAATCAAGGACTTCCTCAAGGAGAACCCCTCCGTGAAGCGGGAAGACATCTTCGTCACCACCAAGGTGTGGAACCACCTGCACCGGTACGACGACGTCCTCTGGTCCGTCAACAACTCTCTCGAGCGCCTGAAGCTCGACTATGTTGACCTGTTCCTTGTTCACTGGCCCATTGCTGCTGAGAAGGATGGTCAAGATAAGCCCAAGATTGGCTCCGACGGCAAGGTGAGTGGACTGACGTTGCTGTTCGCTGGGCAAACACTCCACACTTGAGAGCTCAACACGAACATCAACTTTCCCTTTGGGTCCCCAAGCTTTTCCCAATACTAACCCATGGACTCCGTGTAGTATGTGATCCTCAAGGATCTGACCGAGAACCCCGAGGAGACATGGCGTGCCATGGAGAAGCTCTACGCTgatggcaaggccaaggcgatTGGTGTCTCCAACTGGACCATCCCCGGACTGGAGCAGTTGGCCAAGATTGCCAAGGTCCAGCCTCAGGTCAACCAGATCGAGATTCACCCCTTCTTGCCCAACGAGGAGTTGGTCCAGTACTGCTTCGCCCACAACATCATGCCGCAAGCCTATTCCCCACTCGGCTCTCAGAACCAGGTGCCCACCACCGGCGAGCGGGTCTCGGAGAACAAGACCCTGAACGACATTGCCGAAAAGGGTGGCAACACCCTGGCTCAAGTGCTGATCGCCTGGGGTATCCGCCGCGGCTATGTCGTTCTCCCCAAGAGCTCCAACCCCAAGCGCATCGAGTCCAACTTCAAGAGCATCGAGCTGA comes from Penicillium oxalicum strain HP7-1 chromosome I, whole genome shotgun sequence and encodes:
- a CDS encoding Glycerol 2-dehydrogenase (NADP(+)), which translates into the protein MSNGKTFTLSNGVKVPAVGFGTFASEGSQGETYNAVTTALRTGYRHLDCAWFYQNEDEVGDAIKDFLKENPSVKREDIFVTTKVWNHLHRYDDVLWSVNNSLERLKLDYVDLFLVHWPIAAEKDGQDKPKIGSDGKYVILKDLTENPEETWRAMEKLYADGKAKAIGVSNWTIPGLEQLAKIAKVQPQVNQIEIHPFLPNEELVQYCFAHNIMPQAYSPLGSQNQVPTTGERVSENKTLNDIAEKGGNTLAQVLIAWGIRRGYVVLPKSSNPKRIESNFKSIELTDEDFAAVNNVAKGRHFRFVNMKDTFGYDVWPEETAKNMSA